The following are encoded in a window of Vespa crabro chromosome 2, iyVesCrab1.2, whole genome shotgun sequence genomic DNA:
- the LOC124432866 gene encoding 3-ketodihydrosphingosine reductase, translating into MAINHLKMTLSIYLIIAVIVLLIIGLIIKLVFYRGRLRSVENKHVVITGGSSGIGKSVAIVAAKHGAHVTIIARNVERLEKAKYEIMQACKNKDTQRVEYLSLDVTESYEELQKAFMELEKTIGPIYMLVNCAGSAVCAKIEDTSTSDIRKMIDLNFLGTYYCIKAIVQSMKTARDGIIVLTSSQAGFIGIYGYSAYCGVKFALRGLAESLAMELGSHNISVTLCLPPDTDTPGFAEEELSKLLETKLISQSSGLVKPNVIADQLFKDALNGKFFSTVGMEGFLLCTVSCGMSPFTSILELLMQITLMGLSRLISAFYLISFQRIILKCMKTRDKNKKSE; encoded by the exons ATGGCAatcaatcatttaaaaatgacattatcaatttatcttataatagccgttattgttttgttaatcATCGgcttgataataaaattagtatttTATCGTGGCCGTCTAAGAAGCGTGGAAAATAAACATGTCGTG ATAACTGGTGGTTCCAGTGGAATTGGAAAATCTGTAGCAATCGTCGCTGCTAAGCATGGAGCACACGTAACTATCATAGCCCGTAATGtagaaagattagaaaaggCTAAATACGAGATAATGCAAGCTTGTAAGAATAAGGATACTCAGCGGGTGGAGTATTTATCACTTGATGTAACTGAAAGCTACGAGGAGTTACAAAAGGCATTTATGGAACTCGAGAAGACCATAGGTCCCATATATATGCTAGTAAATTGTGCTGGCTCTGCTGTCTGCGCCAAAATCGAAGATACATCCACTTCTGATATACGCAAAATGATTGACTTGAATTTTCTTGGTACTTATTATTGCATCAAAGCCATCGTGCAAAGTATGAAAACTGCTAGAGATGGGATCATCGTATTAACGTCATCTCAAGCTGGTTTTATAG gTATCTATGGTTATTCAGCTTATTGCGGCGTCAAATTTGCATTGCGTGGTTTGGCAGAGAGTTTGGCCATGGAACTTGGTTCGCACAATATTTCTGTGACTCTCTGCTTACCTCCTGACACCGATACACCTGGTTTTGCTGAGGAAGAACTGTCAAAGTTGCTGGAAACAAAATTGATTTCTCAATCGTCAGGTTTAGTCAAACCCAATGTAATTGCGgatcaattatttaaagatgCCTTG AATGGCAAATTTTTTTCAACCGTTGGTATGGAAGGATTCCTTTTGTGTACAGTTTCTTGTGGGATGTCTCCGTTCACTTCGATTTTGGAGCTATTAATGCAAATAACATTAATGGGTCTCAGCAGACTGATAAGCGCATTCTATCTCATTTCATTCCAAAGAATTATTTTGAAGTGTATGAAAACTcgtgataagaataaaaagtccGAATGA